The following are encoded in a window of Magnolia sinica isolate HGM2019 chromosome 11, MsV1, whole genome shotgun sequence genomic DNA:
- the LOC131219423 gene encoding protein BIG GRAIN 1-like E produces MKETHKLTPPYPPHLSSTMSTIGFEDPHKATKKVAHRRNDSGELDVFEAARYFAGAFTGATSPPKSMREERLLWSGGRKSLDIPMQHNQHHSFSHRLEKHPKEKKSKQPRSPGAKLASFLNSLFSQTSSKKKSKSSSHSMRDEGESPNGRRKRRSSISHFRSISAMDSQYMYSSRSASGFRTPPPKVCGDVQPRSVTVYTSNESHDEKKDLGWDWLDQRFGFNDGFLEKNGTLFDEIPSKERNFKKVCGEVEDCGESDSSSDLFELQNYDLGVYSNGLPVYETTHVGPIKRGAPIASG; encoded by the coding sequence ATGAAAGAAACCCACAAACTCACACCACCATACCCTCCCCACCTCTCCTCAACCATGTCCACCATTGGATTTGAAGACCCCCACAAGGCCACCAAGAAGGTGGCTCACCGTCGCAACGACTCCGGCGAGCTTGATGTCTTCGAGGCGGCACGCTACTTCGCAGGCGCCTTCACTGGTGCAACCTCCCCTCCTAAGTCCATGAGGGAGGAGAGGCTTCTGTGGAGTGGAGGGAGGAAGAGCTTAGACATACCCATGCAACATAACCAACATCATTCCTTTTCTCATAGGCTTGAAAAGCATCCCAAAGAGAAGAAAAGCAAGCAACCTAGATCTCCTGGTGCTAAGCTGGCCAGCTTCTTGAATTCTCTCTTCAGTCAAACATCTTCCAAGAAGAAGTCAAAGTCAAGCTCTCACTCaatgagagatgaaggagagagtcCTAATGGTAGAAGGAAAAGGAGGAGTAGCATCAGCCATTTCAGAAGCATAAGTGCCATGGATTCACAGTACATGTATTCTTCTAGAAGTGCCTCTGGATTTAGGACACCTCCTCCTAAGGTATGTGGGGATGTACAGCCCAGGTCAGTTACAGTCTACACTTCAAACGAGTCCCATGATGAGAAGAAGGATTTGGGGTGGGACTGGTTGGATCAAAGGTTCGGATTCAATGATGGTTTTTTGGAGAAGAATGGGACATTGTTTGATGAGATTCCATCAAAGGAGAGGAATTTCAAGAAGGTTTGTGGAGAGGTTGAGGATTGTGGGGAGAGTGATTCAAGCTCTGACCTGTTTGAGCTGCAAAACTATGATTTGGGTGTGTACTCTAATGGCCTTCCTGTCTATGAGAccacccatgtggggcccatcaagagaGGTGCACCTATTGCCAGTGGCTAG